One segment of Candidatus Polarisedimenticolia bacterium DNA contains the following:
- a CDS encoding heavy-metal-associated domain-containing protein, whose translation MRGFSARAGGATGTTPFTSVVECRGTSGREQRAIFSGKLFLPCLILCGACGVARASVEEAQIRVDGIRCSLCVTTLERLLKAQPGVGEVAVENPSGRLTITAAPGGGLDLPGIRSRLETAGFAPQGDEIVTATGTVAHGENDRLTFRVAGAKESYDLLEGAELRSLLLALTGGPSRVKLKARLHRHPASLPPSLSVLSYEVEALPR comes from the coding sequence ATGCGAGGCTTCTCGGCCCGCGCCGGCGGCGCCACCGGGACAACCCCCTTCACCTCCGTGGTAGAATGCCGGGGAACTTCCGGTCGGGAGCAGCGCGCCATCTTTTCCGGAAAACTCTTCCTCCCCTGTCTGATCCTGTGCGGCGCCTGCGGCGTCGCGCGGGCCTCCGTCGAGGAAGCACAGATTCGAGTCGACGGCATCCGCTGCTCGTTGTGCGTGACCACCCTGGAGCGGCTCCTGAAGGCGCAGCCCGGGGTCGGTGAGGTGGCGGTGGAGAACCCGTCGGGGCGTCTCACGATCACCGCCGCTCCCGGAGGCGGGCTGGATCTCCCGGGCATCCGGTCGCGGCTGGAGACAGCCGGCTTCGCCCCGCAAGGCGATGAAATCGTGACCGCGACAGGCACCGTTGCCCATGGTGAGAACGACCGGCTCACTTTCCGCGTCGCGGGCGCGAAAGAAAGCTACGATCTCCTGGAGGGGGCGGAGCTGAGAAGCCTCCTCCTGGCGTTGACGGGGGGTCCAAGCCGGGTCAAGCTGAAGGCGCGCCTGCACCGCCACCCGGCGTCGCTTCCCCCGAGTCTTTCGGTTCTCAGCTACGAGGTAGAGGCCTTACCACGATGA
- a CDS encoding TlpA disulfide reductase family protein, which translates to MMLTTRARSAIMLLTLAALPAITACSQGSSGAAGAPKGGAPTGDQVVSLKLSLQPALGGSSVDLSKFDGKIRVVDFWATWCPPCRAAIPWLNDLHQRYHDQGVEIIGISVDENAKALAGFDKEVHIEYTSLQSSQEVEKAFGGIVGLPTTFVLDRTGKVINSYVGEMEKRELEEDLHSLLGIK; encoded by the coding sequence ATGATGCTCACGACACGCGCCCGCTCCGCCATCATGCTCCTTACGCTCGCGGCCTTGCCGGCGATCACCGCATGCTCGCAAGGCTCTTCCGGCGCAGCCGGCGCGCCCAAGGGGGGCGCCCCCACCGGCGACCAGGTCGTCTCGTTGAAGCTCTCCCTGCAGCCGGCGCTGGGCGGATCGAGCGTGGATCTCAGCAAGTTCGACGGCAAGATCCGGGTGGTCGACTTCTGGGCCACCTGGTGTCCTCCCTGCCGCGCCGCCATCCCCTGGCTGAACGACCTGCACCAGCGGTACCACGACCAGGGTGTCGAGATCATCGGTATCTCGGTGGACGAGAACGCCAAGGCGCTGGCGGGGTTCGACAAGGAGGTCCACATCGAATACACGTCGCTGCAGTCGAGCCAGGAAGTCGAGAAGGCTTTTGGCGGAATCGTGGGGCTTCCCACCACCTTCGTCCTGGATCGCACCGGAAAGGTCATCAACAGCTATGTCGGGGAGATGGAGAAGCGCGAGCTGGAGGAGGACCTCCATTCCCTGCTCGGAATAAAGTAG